A single region of the Prochlorococcus marinus str. MIT 0917 genome encodes:
- a CDS encoding carboxysome peptide A, with product MLICKVLKPLVSTNRIPGFEHKHLQVVLDGSSKKVAVDAVGCKPDDWVICVGSSAAREAAGSKSYPSDLTIVGIIDHWDPETQQQISGGAK from the coding sequence ATGCTCATTTGTAAAGTTCTCAAACCACTTGTCTCAACCAATCGTATTCCAGGCTTTGAACATAAGCATTTACAGGTTGTATTAGACGGTAGCTCAAAAAAAGTTGCTGTTGATGCTGTTGGATGTAAACCAGATGATTGGGTTATATGTGTAGGAAGTTCTGCCGCTCGCGAAGCTGCAGGTAGTAAGTCTTATCCAAGTGATTTAACTATTGTTGGTATTATTGATCATTGGGATCCAGAGACACAACAACAGATTTCTGGAGGAGCAAAGTAA
- a CDS encoding RidA family protein yields MKSSAIEPIETKFAPKPVGPYNQAILVENFLYCSGQIALDPSTGEMIGNGDIEEEAKQVLKNLIAVVKAAGGKSSNVIRTTIYLTDLNDFAKVNEIYAETFSETVSPARACVEVSNLPKGGKIEIDCIAWLENKK; encoded by the coding sequence ATGAAAAGTTCAGCGATAGAGCCAATCGAAACAAAATTTGCGCCTAAACCCGTTGGCCCCTACAACCAAGCTATTTTGGTAGAAAACTTTTTGTATTGCTCAGGACAAATTGCTTTAGATCCTTCAACTGGCGAAATGATCGGGAATGGAGATATAGAAGAAGAAGCCAAACAAGTTCTAAAAAATTTGATCGCAGTAGTCAAAGCAGCTGGAGGAAAAAGTTCAAACGTCATAAGAACAACCATTTACTTAACTGATTTAAATGATTTCGCAAAAGTAAATGAAATTTATGCAGAAACTTTTAGCGAAACAGTAAGCCCCGCAAGAGCTTGCGTTGAAGTATCAAATCTTCCGAAAGGAGGAAAAATCGAGATAGATTGCATAGCCTGGTTAGAAAACAAGAAGTAA
- the gloB gene encoding hydroxyacylglutathione hydrolase, with the protein MLEKKSEFTIYPITVLQDNIVWVWVHNCNAVVVDPSISGPVEKWLSEKDLTLKAILQTHHHDDHIGGTQKLIKRWPDANVIASKKELKRIPFQTFSVDDNDIFRLMDSEIKVIEVNGHTNNHIAFYISKATSKYNILFPGDTLFGGGCGRLLEGTPTQMFQSLYKLNSLPKNTKIYSAHEYTENNLKWALTLEPENISIIERLKLIQNKLQKGMPSLPSTLSEERKTNLFLRAENVDQFTILRRHKDCWKC; encoded by the coding sequence ATGCTAGAGAAAAAAAGCGAGTTCACTATTTACCCAATCACTGTCTTACAGGACAATATCGTATGGGTATGGGTCCACAATTGCAATGCAGTGGTAGTAGATCCTTCCATCTCTGGCCCAGTAGAAAAATGGCTGTCAGAAAAAGACCTAACATTAAAAGCTATTCTTCAAACTCATCATCATGATGACCATATTGGTGGGACACAAAAGTTAATTAAACGATGGCCGGATGCAAATGTAATTGCTTCGAAAAAAGAACTTAAAAGAATCCCTTTTCAAACTTTTTCAGTGGATGATAATGATATTTTTCGTTTAATGGATAGTGAGATTAAAGTTATTGAAGTAAATGGACACACTAACAACCATATAGCTTTTTATATATCAAAAGCAACCAGTAAGTATAATATATTATTTCCTGGAGATACCTTATTTGGTGGAGGTTGTGGGCGTCTACTAGAAGGAACTCCTACTCAAATGTTTCAAAGTTTATATAAACTAAATTCCCTTCCAAAAAATACAAAAATATACTCAGCTCATGAATATACAGAAAACAACTTAAAGTGGGCCTTAACATTAGAACCTGAAAATATTTCTATTATTGAAAGATTAAAGCTCATTCAAAATAAACTTCAGAAAGGAATGCCTAGTCTCCCATCAACACTATCAGAAGAAAGAAAAACAAATCTATTTTTAAGAGCAGAAAATGTAGATCAATTTACAATTCTAAGGAGACACAAAGATTGTTGGAAATGTTAA
- a CDS encoding BMC domain-containing protein: MTNSSNRRSKSSNKNTKPKDQVVDVTPLNSTGQPKTSSEIKSPSNENSSTTIKTTTSKKNSNASGIGGSSKSQIGKNKGFEPNSNFGIALGMIETRGLVPAIEAADAMTKAAEVNLIVKELVGGGYVTVMVRGETGAVNASVRAGADACERVGDGLVAAHIIARPHVEVEPALKGSGAKRRS, from the coding sequence ATGACTAACTCTTCAAATCGTCGATCAAAAAGTAGTAATAAAAATACTAAACCTAAAGATCAGGTTGTTGATGTTACTCCTTTGAATTCAACAGGGCAACCAAAAACTTCTTCTGAAATTAAGTCTCCGTCAAATGAAAATTCCTCTACTACTATAAAAACTACTACTTCTAAAAAAAATTCCAATGCTTCTGGGATTGGTGGATCATCCAAATCCCAAATTGGAAAAAACAAAGGTTTCGAACCAAATTCAAATTTTGGAATTGCTTTAGGAATGATTGAAACTCGTGGACTAGTACCAGCAATAGAAGCAGCAGATGCAATGACTAAGGCTGCTGAAGTTAATTTGATCGTTAAGGAGCTTGTTGGTGGAGGATATGTAACAGTAATGGTTCGTGGTGAAACTGGCGCTGTAAATGCTTCCGTGAGAGCAGGTGCTGATGCTTGTGAGCGAGTAGGGGATGGGTTAGTTGCTGCACATATAATTGCTCGACCTCATGTTGAGGTCGAGCCAGCATTGAAAGGAAGTGGAGCGAAAAGGAGAAGCTGA
- a CDS encoding carboxysome peptide B, whose protein sequence is MEIMQVMGRLVCTQRVEGLGHMHLRILCNNKGKRLVAVDPVGAREGNWVFTATGTAARWGCPDPNVQTDLTIGGIIDNWSPDE, encoded by the coding sequence ATGGAGATTATGCAAGTTATGGGCCGCTTGGTATGTACACAGAGAGTGGAAGGGCTAGGACACATGCACTTAAGAATATTGTGCAATAACAAAGGGAAAAGACTTGTGGCTGTTGATCCTGTCGGTGCTAGAGAAGGTAATTGGGTTTTTACCGCAACAGGAACCGCGGCGAGGTGGGGATGCCCAGACCCCAATGTTCAAACTGATTTAACTATTGGTGGGATTATTGATAATTGGTCACCCGATGAATAA
- a CDS encoding 4a-hydroxytetrahydrobiopterin dehydratase: MEGWRQKKRPESLEKRFEFKSYEKNRDFLDALGDFCEKVNRFPDISFGKTYANITIRPLENNEKEEISKDDHDFASKIDFLNKQQEN, encoded by the coding sequence ATGGAAGGGTGGAGGCAAAAAAAAAGACCTGAGTCTCTAGAAAAAAGATTTGAATTTAAATCTTATGAAAAAAATAGAGATTTTCTTGATGCTCTAGGTGATTTTTGTGAGAAGGTCAATCGCTTTCCCGATATAAGTTTCGGGAAAACTTATGCAAATATAACTATCAGGCCTCTAGAAAATAATGAGAAAGAGGAAATATCAAAAGATGATCATGATTTTGCAAGTAAAATAGATTTTTTAAATAAACAACAAGAAAATTAA
- a CDS encoding DUF3136 domain-containing protein has product MSTAKLTIGELEAGYPLYCKALRRLLQQGRTSDQIQRTVCWSHLETLNRCLPGRYKTPSYLMALIKRDLEQPKEED; this is encoded by the coding sequence ATGTCCACTGCCAAGTTGACTATTGGCGAACTAGAAGCAGGATACCCTCTTTACTGCAAAGCACTTAGGAGGCTTTTGCAACAAGGTCGTACCTCTGATCAAATTCAAAGAACTGTTTGCTGGAGCCACTTAGAGACTCTTAATAGGTGTTTACCAGGAAGATATAAAACCCCCTCCTATCTAATGGCATTAATAAAACGAGATTTAGAGCAACCAAAAGAGGAAGATTAA